The following nucleotide sequence is from Streptomyces caniferus.
CCGGGGGCCGTCGGCCGCGAAGTAGAACGAGAACAGCGCCACCGTCAGAAGGTTGAACAGGCTGCCCAGCACCGTCGCGGAGACGGCCAGGACGTTGTTGGCGCTGTCCTGGACGTACTTCTGCAGCCAGTCGGACTTGAGCAGGTTGTTCTGCACCTCGACCCGCGAGAGGTGGGTGTGCAGGGTGCTGTTGATCCAGCTGATGACGGAGTCCAGATACTGCGGGAACTCCTCCACCATGTTGGCGATCTGGCCGGCGAGCATGGAGCCCAGGAGGGCGAAGAAGCCGGCCGCGGCGCCGAGGATGCTCACGAAGACCAGACCCGTGGCCAGCCCGCGCCGCATGCCCCTGGCCGCCATCCAGTCGACGGCCGGTTCGACGGCCAGTGCCAGGAAGAACGCGATCAGCACCTTCAGCAGCAGGGTGATCAGCTGGTGGAATCCCCAGGTGGCGAGCTGGAAACAGGCCACCAGGGCGAGCGCGAGCACCATGGCGCGCGGCAGCCAGCGCGGCATCCGCGCATCGGACCGGTCCTCGGGCCGAACCTCGGACCGGCCGGGCCGGTCCTCGGAGCGTGGCACATCGTTGCTGGTGATCTCATCTGACTCGGGCACGGAGCCAAGTGTCGCGCACGGCTGCGACATCCCAGGTCCTGGCCCGTGCGCCGACCGGTGACACCCGCCCGCCGGGGCCGCTTCCTCCCAGGTCAGAGCGCTGCTCCCGGCCCCACTCAGCGCTTTTCCGGTGGTACGTCCATCACCGAGCAGACCACCTGCCACACCTCTTTGGCGCTCCATCCCGCGTCCAGCGCCTCGTGCACGGTCCGGCCGCCCAGGCCTGCCATCACATGATCGCGCGCGAACGAGTCGGCATACGCCGCCCCGAAGTGATCAGCCATCCGCTGCCAGAAGATCGTCAACCGCATGAGTTCCGCTCCGTACCCACTCTGACCTGCATGTTCCCTGCCCACACGCCCAGCCCGCCCCGCAGGGCGATTCCAGCGAGTGCGCCTCCCTGTGGACTCAAGCATCCATGGCGGCGCGAACTGGTGCGCCCCCTCACGCATGACGCATGGGGAGAAACGCAGAGTGCAGAGTAAGGCCGGGCGCCGCGCCGGGGCCGACAGTCGGGGGGATCGCGGCGTCCGGAGCACGGAGATCTCCGGCACGACACGGCACGGCACGGCACGCAACGGGCGGTCGGGGAGCGAAGCGGCGGCGACGACGACAGCTGCAACGACATGAGAAATGATCGCCGAATCCTCGGAATCCCAAAACCCTGAAGTCCCGAAGTTCCGCAGTCCCGAAGTCCCGAAGTCCCGCTGGCGAGAAAAGATCCCTTCCGGACACGAATACGGAACCGGCCCCGGCCCCGGATAGCGACGCACGCCCGGATTTCGCGTACGGGCCTTCCCGACTCTCCCCCCAGATTCCCGCCCCCCACGCAGAAGAGCCCCTCACGCACGGGTGGGGACCGGATACCGAGTTCCGGTCCCCACCCGTGCGATGAGGATGACGCGCGCTAAATTCACCAGCGATACCACCGGCCCCGCTTGCCGCCGGCGCCTGCGGAGCGCAGGACGAATCCCAGCAGCCACACGGCGAGCACGATGACCGCCACGATCCACAGGGCCTTCAGGGCGAACCCGGCGCCGAAGAGAAGCAGTGCGAGAAGGAGTACGAGAAGAAGGGGAACCATAGTTATCAACCTCCGAGGCATCGTGTGCCCCGCGGAATTCCCGTCAACCTCTCGAATTTATGCGTTTCTTACTCGAATCCCGGGGCACCAGGACAGATTCGCCGGAGGCGCGATCCATGGGCCGGACAGGCCTCTGCACCGCCCTTCGCGCAGCATCCGCCGCGGGCCCGATTTCCCCTGGGAATACGGGTTGTGGAGTGCCGTGAGCGGTTCAGGGCCGCGGCCGGGCCGCCGTCCGAGGGATCACACCCCCTGCGTACGGGGCGGCGGCCCACCCACCCGCTAGAGGTGCCAGCTGAGCGTCCCGCTGTGGGAGGACAGCACCACGAGCAGCACGATGTCGAGGGCGCCGAACGCCAGGCCCAGACAGGCGCGGAGGCGTCGGACGGTTCCCCGGTAGAGGGACGCGGCGCCGAAGAACAGGGCGCACGGGCCGAGGACGATGTTGAAGACCAGGACACCCAGCAGCCCGCAGACGAACGCGGCGACGGCCATGCGGTCGGCCTGGGGGTGCGGTCCGGTCCTGACCGGTATCCGGGCGGAGGTCATCGGCCGCCTCCCTTCGCCGCCTTACGGCGTTCTTTGGTGAAGAAGACCACCAGCCAGGCCAGGATGGCGAGACCGGCGACGACGGTGACGGGTACGGGGACGTGGCCCGCGGTCCCCATCAGCACTCCGAAGAGGAACAGCGCTACGACCAGGAAGAGCATGATGCACCTTTCCCATAGGTGGGACGGCAAGGAGGCGGCGAGCCCTCGGGGGCTCCAACTGCGTCTTTGCGGTGCCGCTTTGGCCCGGGTACCCAGACCGGGCGCCCGGCGAACCCGATCGCACCGGGCACAGGATGTCGGGTCCGGCGGACCGGCTTCTTTCTAGCGTGCAGGTCGAAAGGGAAGGAGACCGAGGTGCTGGAGCGGCTGAACCAGGCCATGGACCACATCGAGTCGCATCTCGACCAGTCGGTCGACGTGCGGCGTCTGGCGCACATCGCGGTGACGTCGGAGTACCACTTCCGCCGGCTGTTCTCGGCGCTGGCGGGCATGCCGCTGTCGGAGTACGTCCGGCGCAGGCGGCTGACCGTGGCGGGCGCCGAGGTGCTCGCCGGTGAACGGACGCTGCTGGACGTCGCGATGCGCTACGGCTACGGCTCGGGAGAGGCCTTCGCCCGTGCGTTCCGCGTCATGCACGGGGTGGGTCCGGGCGAGGCCCGGCGGACCGGTGCGGTGCTGCGCTCCCAGCCACGGATGTCCTTCCGGCTCATCGTCGAAGGGAGCAGCAGTATGCGATACCGGATCGTGGAGAAGGAGGAGTTCCGGGTGGTGGGCCGGAAGGCCCGTGTCCCGCTCGTGCACGTGGGGGTCAACCCGGCGATAGCCGAGTTCGTCCGGGGCATCGGCCCCGAGACGCTGCAGCGCATGACGGAGCTGTCCGACCAGCAGCCGGAGGGGATCGTCGCGGTGAGCGACCAGCTCGACCCGAGCCGGGCGGAAGGGACCGAACTCGACTACTACCACGGCGTGGTGACCCGCGCCGAGGCGCCCGGGGACATGGACGTCCTCGGCGTCCCGGCGGGTACGTGGGCCGTCTTCGAGAGCTCCGGACCGTTCCCGCAGACGCTGCAGTACCTGTGGCGGGACGTGTTCACGCAGTGGTTCCCGTCGAATCCGTACCAGAGCAGGCAGGGGCCGGAGATCCTGCGGGTCCGTCTGTCGCAGGACGGTGCGCAGGCCGACGCGGAGCTGTGGATTCCCGTGGAGCGGTCCGCCGCCTGAGCGGGGCGTCGTACGGCGGCCCGGGCCGGAGCCCGGGCCGCCTCCGCGTGCGCCTACGGCTTGCCGAACCAGTCGACGCACAACACCAAGGAGTCGTCCAGGGACTCCGCGGCGCGGTACTCGGCCAGGTCACGGAGCACGGCGCGGGGCACGGTGGCGGCCGGCAGGAGCATGCTGGCGTGCAGGGCCCGGGCCAGGGCACGCTGGGCGTACCCCTCCCCCTGGGGCGAGACCGCCGCGTACACCCCGTCGCTGACAATGAGGAGCCGGTCCCCGGGCAGTACTTCGAACTCCTTCGCCACGTAGTGGGTCTCCTCGAACATGCCGAGCGGCATCTGCGGATCGAGGTCGATGAGCTCGACCGTCCGGCCCCGCATCCGCCACAGCTGCGGCGATCCCGCGTCCACCGCCTGTACCCGGCCGGTCGCGAGATCGAACCGCAGCAGCAGGCTGGAGACGTAGGAAGCGCCGCGGTACTGGGCGTAGAGCGCCTGGTCGGCCAGGGCCGCCTGGTCCTCCAGGCCGATGCCTGCCCGGCGGGCGTTGCGCAGCGCGTTGACCGCGAGGTGGGTGAGCAGGGAGGCGTTGACGCCGGTGCCCATGCCGTCGGTGACGGCGAGCGTCAGCTCGTGGGCGTCCGAGGCCCAGTCGTAGTTGTCGCCGTGGATGGCGTAGGCCGGCTCCAACTGGGCGCCGATGGCGTACTCGGCGGCGGAACAGGCCCGGGCCGGGAGCAGTTGCCACTGCATCTCGGCGGCGAGGGTGAGCCGGCTGATGCGCCGCGCCCGCTGGTAGACGTCGGTGTCGCGCTCCGCCACCAGGAGTTCGTGGCCGAGCAGATCCGCCGCGTGGACCAGGGCATCGACGGTACGGGGCACGGACCGCTCGACGGGCAGCCGCACGGTGAGGATGCCGGTGC
It contains:
- a CDS encoding PP2C family protein-serine/threonine phosphatase; this translates as MTQPCDVERALRASAPHALVDTLREVLTEAYGALSVQLLLADYGATALTPFDALGTPGAAIPVANSVEGRAFGSQEPRRQVRQGDVVEHHLPVSVRGERTGILTVRLPVERSVPRTVDALVHAADLLGHELLVAERDTDVYQRARRISRLTLAAEMQWQLLPARACSAAEYAIGAQLEPAYAIHGDNYDWASDAHELTLAVTDGMGTGVNASLLTHLAVNALRNARRAGIGLEDQAALADQALYAQYRGASYVSSLLLRFDLATGRVQAVDAGSPQLWRMRGRTVELIDLDPQMPLGMFEETHYVAKEFEVLPGDRLLIVSDGVYAAVSPQGEGYAQRALARALHASMLLPAATVPRAVLRDLAEYRAAESLDDSLVLCVDWFGKP
- a CDS encoding AraC family transcriptional regulator encodes the protein MLERLNQAMDHIESHLDQSVDVRRLAHIAVTSEYHFRRLFSALAGMPLSEYVRRRRLTVAGAEVLAGERTLLDVAMRYGYGSGEAFARAFRVMHGVGPGEARRTGAVLRSQPRMSFRLIVEGSSSMRYRIVEKEEFRVVGRKARVPLVHVGVNPAIAEFVRGIGPETLQRMTELSDQQPEGIVAVSDQLDPSRAEGTELDYYHGVVTRAEAPGDMDVLGVPAGTWAVFESSGPFPQTLQYLWRDVFTQWFPSNPYQSRQGPEILRVRLSQDGAQADAELWIPVERSAA
- a CDS encoding DUF4190 domain-containing protein, with the protein product MTSARIPVRTGPHPQADRMAVAAFVCGLLGVLVFNIVLGPCALFFGAASLYRGTVRRLRACLGLAFGALDIVLLVVLSSHSGTLSWHL
- a CDS encoding DUF3046 domain-containing protein, coding for MRLTIFWQRMADHFGAAYADSFARDHVMAGLGGRTVHEALDAGWSAKEVWQVVCSVMDVPPEKR
- a CDS encoding hydrophobic protein, with the translated sequence MVPLLLVLLLALLLFGAGFALKALWIVAVIVLAVWLLGFVLRSAGAGGKRGRWYRW